TGGTTTAGTAGCTTTCTATAAAAGCAGATGTAGTCAAGCTGATAACAATAATTAGGGAAGTGTTGAAATGAAATCCTTCAGGAGCTTGCTTCAGTCACTTTACTGATTTACATGAGGTGGTTGTAGGAAATTAAAGTTATAAATAATCCAAAGAAACCTGTTTATAACTGCCATAGGTTACCTTTCTTCCTCAATGCTTATTTTGTAAAAGATAAAAAGTAGGCAagattcagaaatatttaaatgtctATTTGATAAAGTGCACTGAAACAATTAATGCAACCAAATTATCTGTTATGTGTAGTAAGCATAAAATGTTCATGAATCTGCTTGTCAATAAAGTTCTGTTAAAATTAAGTCATTTATCAGGGCAAATTTGGCAACCCCATTTACCCTACCTCTTTCCTTTCATTATTcttgtacatatatacacaatgCATTTACTATATTATCTGGGGAAGGATTGGGCAACCCTGGATTGTCATTGGATGTCTTATTTTTTATCTTTAACGTTGGCTTTAACGTGCAATGCTGTGCGAAGTGCTCTGTTTCTCAGTGCCATTGTCTACTGATCTTTAAAAGGAGATCAATAATTGTAATGTTTTCATAAAGCATTTTGCAGTCTATGAGTGCAAAGTACTAGGTATATGTACTGCACCAAAGTTTCTGCTTAGTGTATGGTCCTAACATCAAGAGAATATACCTGTGTGTCTTGCATGTCCATTTTTAATACTGCAGAAGGAAATGGGGTTGATTGTAAGCAAATGGCATAAATGGGTAGGTGGTAATGCAAAAACAACATTACATGTCCTTCCAGAGACATGAAAGGAGAGGTAGGTCATAAGAACCTGCTGTGATACCTTGCCCCCAGGGACTGTTGGAAAAAGTAGCTAAAGTTAGGAAGAGAAAATGCTACAGAACTTCGCTATGTTTAAAGCATGTCATACTGTACTGAATCTGAGATGCCGCTTGTTATAGCCAATCCATATCACTGGAGCAATAAAACTCTATTTTAGTTGGAAGGAGTAGGTAAAGGTTTTTAGTAGAAGATAAAGAGCTGTCACTGGAAATAGATGTAGAGAATGGTAGTCTTcccgtcccccccacccccccaaaaaaaggacAAGTGGTCATATAATTTTCAGAGTAAATACAACATTCTGTTAAAAGACCTCTCTAACTTTCACATAAAGACAAATGTGCATGAAAGCTTACTAAGGAATTTCTCCCTCTGTgtaggaagggaaagagaatatTTGTTGAGTATACATTTCAGTGTTTGATTAGTGTTCAGAGGATGCATAGGCAAGgcagatattttttcctcttatgattaaattacattttttcttaattttatcttGTACATCCAAAGAGAGCTTATTCTTGCATAGTTTTTTTTAAGGGTACATTCCCATTCAAACAGGAAACCTTGCCTTCAGAGCCTTACAGCTTAACCAAAGTATTTAAGCTGAAATGTTTTTTCATtcatgtaaaaactgaataggaAGAACTCTGCAAGCCATTGCCACTGAAGTACTCTGAAAGTGTGCTACAGAAAAGAGAAGCTGTTTACATTGAGGGAGTTGGCAAATGTAGATTTTATATGTAGAGCATGTTGCATGTTTGCTGTGGGCAGGAGGAAGCTGTcttttgtaggttttgttttAGTGTCCATTTCTTGTTAGTCACCACTTCTCTAGTGATAGTCTTACTGGCATTTAAGGTGTAGATGTCGGAAATGTGTATTAATAGTGAGAAGTCTCAACTACTGCATGATCTAATACTGTTCCATTGTTTTGAACTGTTACTTTAAAGTAGTgacaattattttaattttgaggGGGGTGAAGTGAATGCTCTTGGAGATACTGTAGTCTTGCAGAGCTGATAAATCATGTAGCAGTGGTTAGGTGATTAAATACAACTTGTAGAGCTTCATATTTTTGTGGTGAATGTGAGAGAATCTGGTCCCATGAGTGATTCTGTCTCATAGACAGTTTAgccatgtatttctttttctgaagctgtttGGCAGCTGTTTAACATGCTGAGAAATGCACAGAGGAAAGCATacatttactgtaaaataaaactgtCCAAAATCAGTGCAAGTTAAAGAGTAGTTTTAGCTCCCATGATCTGAATCATTCAAGATAGCTCCTACCTTCTGCTCctgctgttttcagtgtgttACATAGCAGAGGAATACTTGACATCAAGTTACAATTCTGCACCCTACAACAATAGACAACAGACTTCTAATAAATAATTCTTACATAATCACTTAATAAAGCATACCTTTTGAAAACAGAATGTTCTGTtagatttattttctcttcctgtaCGAATTCACATGTATCATTGAAAAAGTGGCTTACAGcataatttctaaaaataataataaaagcatgCTGTGATCAGGCTATATCCATGTTGTATAAACTTAGAGAAAATGCATTCTAATATTATTTCTTTCTAATGGGAATTCTTCTTGCTTGGGAGGACATCTTTCAATTTGCTTTTTCCCAAAAGTAATTTCCCATCGCAGTGCCAAAttattaaagttttgttttacaaaagTATAATTTAAAAGGTGTGTTTTCAGTAGGTAGTAACACATTTTTAGAAGCAGTCATTTACTGAATCAAATTAGATGGTTTATTTATATTAACTTCAGCAATAGTAATTTACAGGCATATTCAGAATGCGCATTTTACAGTACTTTTTTGTCTTGGTACTAACTACTGTAAGTCCATTTGTTCTAATTTGTCTCTGACATTAGTGCTTAATGGTAGCTAGCCCAGCTTTTAGTTAGGTGTAGAGTTGCTATGTGAATTACCTTTCAGAAACAGTTTAAAGGGAATAgctaattgtattttttttcttttctaattcacTTAATAAATAGCCAATCATTACAGCAGTAACCTTTTTGACACATAATATGGATACAAATATAACCATgtcttgtttatttaaaaatatctaattaactattgtatttttttctgattttttgttaGATAGGAAATTTTGCTAAATTGGATTAAATTTGAGGGAAGACCTATTATTTGGGGACTGGTGTTTTAAAGATTGCGTATTTCACCTTTGTATGCAGCTCATATTTGGCACAGGTTAGATAGCCCACATGTAAAATGGAATTGTGTTTGTAGAAgtctttttaattacaaaaataaatcaaaccaGATGGTACagttgtggtttttttgtgtgtgaatgggaaaatgtgtgtgtttagTCCACAATCCTCAAGTATTGGCAAGAAggatttgttttgttgtttttattctttcttactgTGAAATACTAAGGTTTCACTTTAGTCTTCTACACATCAGTGATCAACTCCTAAAAGATTTTCAGGATAATAGATTCTGAATCAGAAGTACTGTCAGTTATACTTTCTGATAACTATTAACCTTTGGGCTTCCTCTCATGTGCAGTGAGGGGGTTTTTGGTGTTAATGTTTCATTAGAATTGTATGTGAAGTGACGGAGTTGTGTAAGGCTTTACCAGACATACACTGGGTATGAAAATACAAACATAAGCTTGTATTTAACAGAACATGTCATTCTATTTTACAGATAGCATACTTCTCCTCCAGCGTAGTATTCTGTTGGTGATTTATGTTAggctttggtttttttaaacaggttTAAGCACTCAAATATTATCTTATAAGTGAAGCATGATCTTTTTTTATTGGGTACAAGTAGGATTTTGTGCTGTTGATATGCTTGATAATTGGaggttttaaaatgatttatgaTTGTACTTTAAGGAAGATTTAGTGCAGAATGTAAAGGTCATGGTCACATCCTACAGAAATTGGGCCTGCTATTTTCTAAGCAAAGATTGCACTAGCAGAGTTGAAGAAGCATTCTCCTGTCATTTATCATCTGGGTGGGAAATGGGCAAGAAAATTGAAGTTGATGTCAAGTGTGAATCCTAGCTTTGCAACAGCCAGGGGTTTGGTAACATGTTCATTGGAAATACCAGTAAGTACATTGTCCGTCCTTTCTATGTCTGAATTTAAGAAAGCCGTTAGTGCCCTAAATGGCCCGAGTCTTCCATGAAATGTGTTATGGCCTGTCAATGAACTGGCCTTCTGCTATTGGAGGTGATTGTGAAACAGGGTACTTGAAACAGTGATATACCATCACATGAGAAAAAACGTACTTGCAGCCTCACAGAATGGTCTCTGCCTAAAACTATTTGTTATACAGATACCAGGACATACAAGCTATTCCtatctctttttcttccatgtcTAATAGAGAAAACTAATTGTGTATTCCTGCACTGGCAAACTAGACAGTGCTGATACATACAGCAGAATTTGTCCAGCTAGGAAATACGAACTAGTGAAGCTTAGATATAATTTATTAATCTGAACAGCCCAAAATGGTACAGCTCTTAATCAGACCACTGTGTAAACAATCGTTCTGAAATGACCTCTGTAGGTACTTTCTTTagtttgaattaatttttctttaatttaaaacatgGAAGAAGAGCAATAAAATATAAACTTTATAAACTCTCAAAGATAGGAAGGGGTTAAATTGAATTctctggctgctggccgtgtttcCGTTCCCCCCGCTGAATGAGTGCACTGTTGTGGAAGGATACCTTATATAgatgacaaaataaaatgtgcataCCGCAGTCTTGTAAAAGCTTCAAGTAGTTCACCAGGACACTGTTACATCACGAGCCTGAAACATTGTATCTTCAAGATCCATCAGTTCATCTCCCTTCTCACTGGTAAAAACCCGATCACCTGAAAGATTCTGTTTTGAGTGAATTTCAGTTCAGTTTCCATTCAAAGCTTATCTAATAAAATCACTTTTCCTTCCTGCCACTTGAACTGTCATGTCTGTATTGAGATTTCTTCTATGGATTcttactgtttaattttttttgtctcctctCTAAGGCAATGCAACCTTTGCTATCCAGTCTCCTAGGTGTTTTCATTTCTTATCATCATCTTGTATGCATTTTATCAGCCTCTTGCATAgtcattctcttttttccccgtATTGTTTTCGTCATCTTTCTGTGTCTCATAGGTACACAGTGTTACAAAATATCCCCTAATTATTTGAGTCATCTTTAAAATACTATTCCATAAAACTTAGCGAATATTTCATGAAACATGATTTATCGAAATATGCACGGTGAAGCAAGTTTTGTCATCATCTTACAGGTCCTAATACAGGAAAGGACTTAATCCTTCATTTAATATTAAACCAGAGAAACTACATTTGTGCTTCTCTGTACTGAGGTTCTAGTGGACAGGTTGAACCCACAATTGTCCTAGCTCCTTGCTTGATTTTACCACTGTTCTCGTTGTACCTGTTACcagtttttgctttctgttgagcCATTTTACAAATTACATTTGGCTTCCCCTGATCCCTGTCTCTTTCCTTGCTTGTTCAGAAGTTTGTGCATCTatggtgctttaaaaataatgtacTGCCAAGAGtgttgaaaaatgtatttttgcagaATATGGGAGTTAGTATTCATACTAATCAAGCATTCTCAGCAATTTACTATACTTTGTGCAGCAAAGTTCAAATTAGAGATGGAGGAAATCCCACTGGAGTAGCTGTTAATACATAGTATGAATTGTAGTTAGTGTTACTCTATCTGTTAAGTGAATTGTCTGTAGTCCCTGATTTATGAAAAGtggtccttttcttcctttcctacagTTCTGATAGAAAATGTTTTGCCCTTTAATATCAAAACTACTCATTTGATCTCTTCCTAGGTGGAAGTTACTCAGATGTCTTGTGGCATAGATGGAAGGCAGTTTTCTGAAATAACAAGGCTTTGCTGCCATTTCGGGAGGTGTGAATAAGACTTAAGAGGAGATCTTTATTATCAGAAGAGAATGCAGCACATTAAATTAGTATGTAGGACAGGAAGATTTCAGAGTTTGTTTATAAGCTAGTCTTCATTCTTTTTTGGGAACCTCAACAGTCTACAGAGTATTTGcattgtatttatttgtttggtttcaccatcatttctttccacttttaCTTGCAGGTTTGTAACCTACTCCAAAGAGCATCAGAACAATGTCCTACGTTTTTGTAAATGACTCTTCGCAGACAAATGTGCCACTGCTGCAGGCTTGCATTGATGGAGATTTTAACTATTCCAAAAGACTGTTAGAGAGTGGTTTTGACCCAAATATTCGTGACAGTCGGGGCCGAACTGGCCTTCATCTTGCGGCAGCTAGAGGAAATGTAGACATCTGTCAGCTCTTGCATAAATTTGGTGCTGACCTACTAGCCACTGATTACCAAGGTAACACAGCCCTTCATCTGTGTGGGCATGTGGATACCATCCAGTTCCTTGTTTCTAATGGACTTAAAATTGACATTTGGTAagtcactttcttttttatttacagCACAGATTTTATAATATATTAGTATTCTGTCTCCATAGCATTGTGCATACAAATTGGTTGCTGCTGAAATGCTATATTTAGCACAGTTCAATTTTTTTAAGATATCGcttaataaaaagacaaaataaaaaggcaggaGAACAATAAAGGCCACTCTTGCTGGTCATGTGcagcaaacaaagcaaataaaaatagcagCTGCTGGTCTGGACCGCTATAGGTAATCCTGCCTCCCTGATGACATTGCTATCCTAGTTTGGCCAGATATCTGGATGCGAGTGGTTAGCACCAAAGAAGAAAATCACATTgactactttaaaataattttctttaccaCATTTCTAATGTTTTAATTGTTCTACCATATAAGACAAAATACAGTATATGTGTGCATCTGTTCATACCCATACTTCTTTGGTGACAATGGTTCCTTTCAGTGTTCTCTTCCTTCCTCAAAGTCTGTGGCTCAGTCCTTTTGATTAtcatatattcttttcttctggctTCTAGCAGCTGTCAGATGCAAGCTTTCAAGCTGTAAAATAACTGGCTGTTTCAATACATCAACTACATTATTTTGTTTGTTGACTTTTCTGCACATTCCCAGCAGGTGAAAAACACCAGTAGTAAGTTCAAAACCTTTGAGTCTTTCTTCTGTCCCTTGTTCATGCTTTCAGTTCAGCAAAACTAGTTATTGGCAGACCGTATAAAGGAACTATGAGGAACCAGCTTGCACAATTACTTCTTGAAATCAAGCTTAATCTCAAACATTGCCATAAATTTACAGTTTGTTTATTGTTATAATAAGCAAAGATTCCGGTTGGATTAACATGCTAAGaactttgattttgtttggaggaaaaaatggagttgtgtcattttaaaatgaaatatgctgGTCTTTTTCTATAGTCAATTATGCTATGCCTTTCATAGGTAGGAATTGCCTACTGTCTTATATGACAGAAAATAGTTCTGAGGACTTCATAAATTCTACACTGTATGTTACACTGAGTTGTCTTGTTacaaaatttccattttaaaagtatCTTTTCTTCTCGTGCCCTTTTGTCGGGCTATTTTAGCAATCACCAAGGTGCAACACCACTTGTTCTTGCAAAACGAAGAGGTGTAAATAAAGATGTGATTAGACTGCTGGAGTCTTtggaggagcaggaggtgaaAGGATTTAACAGAGGAGCTCACTCTAAGCTGGAAACAATGCAAACTGCTGAAAGTGAAAGGTatttacagaacagaaagaatTACCAGGAGAAATAGTGATGTATATGTAAAGTATGTCTTTACTAGTAAATGTTTATTACTTTCAGATTTTTATGATTTGACTTGCTTGTTTGTTCCTCACTCAAACACATACCAAGTGGCCTGGTGTTATCAGGccaaatcaaaatcaaatattaGGATTTGGAAAAAtttctttaaacagataaaatgcaaggaaaaaagaactttttataTTTAGATTGTCATTTTATGATGGAAGCAGTTTTAATAATTACTGACTTTTCCATTACAGTCTCCAAAAACCAGATACTCTACAACTTATCATGTAGCCAAAGGAAAAATGGGGCAAAGTAGCAATATCCAAGGCTAATCTAACATCCTTTTAATAAGATGATGGATTGTCTGTACAAAGAATAGAAAGCAGACTTTTCATCCATTTGAAACTGAGTAAAGTATTTGATATGGTGTCATACATGAAATTTCTATTGGTAGTGATCCTggaaaaaatggagaataaaataagAATTGTATAGTGGCTAAGGAGCTATTGATAATCAGAGAATTGGTAATTTCAGGAAAATTGCTGACAATTTCAGGGGAAGTATTGGGTCAGAAGGAAGTTACTAATGAATTCCTGAAGATCTGATCCTGGTACTGTGCTTATCTAAAGTTCTCATAAATGATATTGGCACAGAAAGAAGTAACATGTTAATGATACTTAGAAGTGAGATATAGGCAACTTGGAGGAAATTTGGGTTGTCATAGACAAAAAAGTGGATGACTAAGGAGAGGAAAATAGTAGTAATGAACTGTGATTCAATAAGCACAAAATGCAACTTTATTTACTTAAGCAATATGCCCTAATATGGAAATTCCTCAGTGGAAAATGATGGTGCAGGAGAAGAGGCTTGGTGTATTATTAAGTTACAGGAGGTAATGCTACCCTGAAAAAGGCAATGAAATCCTAGAACGTACAAGGTGAGATATTTTCATTACATATGGAAAATTGTTAGTGCCACTGTAAAAAGCAACGTTAACTACTTATGTGTAATACATTATATAGTGCCGTTTATCCCCATTCTGAGAAGTTGCATTTATCCTTTAATAAGGGTGGAGAAAGATTACTTGGGTGATCAAGGAACAGTGAATCTCCCTTGTAAAAAGAGGTGAATATAGCTTGTTTTAGCCTGGCAGCGTGAAGGTCAAGAGGTGTGTGCTTGCTGTCTAGAAACACTGTTTTTGAACAATGTAAAATAGATGTTTAAGACAAAAGAGTCTATAACAAGAGCTGGAGGAAACAGATAAAATTTTTGATTGAAAATTGAGGGTGGCTTTCTACAGTAAGGTTCCAAGAGAGGTTTCTCATAGGATTTGGATGAGGCAAGAAACCTTGCAAGTTTTAAAGGAGACTAATCCTCTTCCGGAAACCACTGAATTGCAAGTAAACATGACAAAGCGTGGGACTGAGATTAATAGCACAAGACATCCTTTCCAGtactatttttctaaaatatatattacaaACCAGGATATTACGTTGTTTGAAATACTCGCTCTCATACCAAATTTATCCAAACACTGAATTTTTTATATTTCCTAATAATGATGAAGAACTGTGACTGCTGGACCATTATATCACGAAAGGCAGGGACACGAAGTTTTGGTGCAGTTTGTATCAAAATGTACACAGCCTTTACTGTAAATGATAATTAAACTGTCTACATGAAATTGGTATCTAAAAATTGAAACCAATGATATTACAGAAATTATGCAAAATAAATACTCCCAGTGAGCAGACTGGAAGTTCCTTCTTACATGTCAGGTAAACCCCCTAACTCCAACTTATCACAGAGACTGTTTTAAGCCCTGAAATATAAAGTTAGATATTATTCTCCAAACTGCATTGGTATTAATTAGTAGAACTTGTGCATATTATCTCTCTGAATCTTACTGAAACTCACTAAAAATTGCTTGTGACACAGAAATGCATTtaggctgtttttattttaacatatggGACAAAGGTTCAGCCTCATTTAAATTACGATTTTTGCtttgacagtgtccctttaatgACCATAGCTTCCTTTCTGTTATTTGACCTCCCTAAACGTTAGGTTGTTTGGTTTGGCAAGGGAGCCAGCAACACTCCTTGGGGAGGGGTACAGACCTATAAACAGTGCACTCCCCAGCTTGTTTGTGAACATgtttaaaatgtctgaaatatattatttttcaaataacatATAATAGATGCTGACAGCAGCCAAAGCAAGTTTGCTGTTTGCATTGTAAATAAATGTCTTTGTAACAGTTGGCTTTTCAGACCTCCACAGTTCCACTCCTccctctttgcattttttttcctcattttagacACGCTTGGAGTGTCCTCtgccctctttctccccccccccttctcgtCCATTATGCGTGAACCTATGGCAAGATAATGATTGTTCTTTCTGAACATGAACTTCACTCTTGAACAACAGTTTTCTGCTTTGTACTACACACAGTTGCTGCTGACCTGGGAGCAAAGGCCAAAACTGGTTTCCCAAGTGGCGCTGTGCTGTCAGGCAAGACTATTTCAGCACAGTCTTTTTTATCTACACAGCCCAACGTGACCTGTGACTGCCCACAAGTGCACTCAAAAGTGAATTTCCATGTTTTgctagaaagaagaaagaacaacaTGCTATGTGGCACAAACTCTTCTGTAATACGTGTTGCTGCATTAGCATTAGCTTCCTAATAAGAAAAATGTCTTGAATAACATTGCTTTAAATTTGGTTGTAGTATAAAAtaccaaaaatgttttctgtgtacCTCTTTATTTAATGAGCAGGCATGTgatcttttcatttaaattgccTTGCACCTTTATTTAACCTGTCCGAGGTTATGTATTAACTAGTTAGTACTTCATGAGTGAGTAGTACTGTTCTACACCAATAGCTGTCTTCTGTAAAAACTCTTTGTTTTGCTTGGGAAATCACAATAAGCAAGGAAGATGACTAACTCCTGCAGCTGTGGGCAAGCTAAAATAGCTTTATcgcaaagtaaatatttaaaaagcaaaagacaagCTGTTTAATAAgagatttctgaatttttctgcacATGACCCTGATACTGTGGTAAGCTATGGGAATTTAGTCCAATTATTCTTCAGTGACTGTTCTTCCTAGGAAGAAAAAGTACCAGATGGATGGTGTGAAGTTTTTCTGCTGTGTAATATTAGAAGAGAGATTCACAAATGAGACTTTTTGCCAATAGCAATGTTTTGTCAATTTATTATCGTCACCAAGAATAATAGCATTTATACAGCTGGTTTTGACTCAGAAATTACTTTTCCCTGGAATGTCTTGTCTTATTACTGGTGTAAGAGATACCTAGAGAATATAGTAACTGAAAGCAattagaagagaggaaaaaaaaagtttttactcTGCTTATCCTATGCTTTTACATCGCTGTGTACGTAGTCAGCTTCACCATTTCCTTTCCACACTTGTCAGAGCCTGATCATGTAAACACTTTCATATGTAATTACACTCAAGTGAAAAGTAGTAGGACTGTGCAGATGACTAAAATTGTACATAAGTGTTTATGAAATTGTGAAACCAACAAAATTGGGAGCTTGATACAAGAAGCCATGCAGTATTTGAAACAACTTAAT
This Dromaius novaehollandiae isolate bDroNov1 chromosome 2, bDroNov1.hap1, whole genome shotgun sequence DNA region includes the following protein-coding sequences:
- the ANKRD46 gene encoding ankyrin repeat domain-containing protein 46, whose protein sequence is MSYVFVNDSSQTNVPLLQACIDGDFNYSKRLLESGFDPNIRDSRGRTGLHLAAARGNVDICQLLHKFGADLLATDYQGNTALHLCGHVDTIQFLVSNGLKIDICNHQGATPLVLAKRRGVNKDVIRLLESLEEQEVKGFNRGAHSKLETMQTAESESAMESHSLLNPNLQQGEGVLSSFRTTWQEFVEDLGFWRVLLLIIVIALLSLGIAYYVSGVLPFVENQPELVH